The Microbacterium sp. LWH7-1.2 genome window below encodes:
- a CDS encoding succinate dehydrogenase hydrophobic membrane anchor subunit has product MTAIADPRAPRAAVRRRGANLEKWGWVYMRASGVLLVVLIFGHLFVNLMVGEGIHGIDFAFVAGKYATPFWQWWDVLMLWLALIHGANGMRTIVNDYVTHAGTRRVLVWALGLAAAFLIVLGTLVVFTFDPCIGFDRDTASDVIIGICA; this is encoded by the coding sequence ATGACCGCCATCGCCGATCCGCGCGCACCGCGCGCCGCCGTCCGCCGCCGGGGCGCCAACCTCGAGAAGTGGGGCTGGGTCTACATGCGCGCCTCGGGCGTGCTCCTCGTGGTCCTCATCTTCGGGCACCTCTTCGTGAACCTGATGGTCGGCGAAGGCATCCACGGCATCGACTTCGCGTTCGTCGCCGGCAAGTACGCCACGCCGTTCTGGCAGTGGTGGGACGTGCTGATGCTGTGGCTCGCGCTGATTCACGGCGCGAACGGCATGCGCACCATCGTCAACGACTACGTGACGCACGCCGGCACGCGCCGTGTGCTGGTCTGGGCGCTCGGCCTCGCTGCCGCGTTCCTGATCGTGCTCGGCACGCTGGTCGTGTTCACGTTCGATCCGTGCATCGGCTTCGACCGCGACACCGCGTCCGACGTCATCATCGGAATCTGCGCCTAA
- a CDS encoding ABC transporter permease: MTALAPAPDGTIQLATVKVRHFKLPVTLAIATVLLALLFFFVPRNGISTFRLSDPTSTIALPNVSVPTAVTCWILVGVLVLLALWAFWDSANYRRTGLWLPIVFSLLAVFAFLVWAAAGGLVPVTGLLFGALSLSVPLIFGALGGVIGERVGVVNVAIEGQFLFGAFSAALLASITHNPFVGLVGAMVGGVLVAFVLAAFSIKYLVDQVIVGVVLNVLVTGLTGFLYGALLVPNEAELNRPVRFTRWEIPLLSDIPIIGPVLFNQTFIVYLMYITVAVVAWGLYRTRWGLRLRAVGEHPQAADTVGIKVNTSRFWNVSLAGAIAGIGGAYFTLVSVGQFTKEMTAGLGFIALAAVIFGRWDPIRATLAALLFGFATNLQNLLTVLRTPIPSEFMLMLPYVVTIIAVAGFAGQIRGPAAAGKPYVKG; encoded by the coding sequence ATGACCGCGCTCGCTCCTGCTCCCGACGGGACGATCCAGCTGGCGACCGTGAAGGTGCGTCACTTCAAGCTGCCGGTGACCCTGGCGATCGCCACGGTGCTGCTCGCGCTCCTCTTCTTCTTCGTCCCACGCAACGGAATCAGCACCTTCCGGCTGAGCGACCCGACCTCGACGATCGCCCTGCCGAACGTGAGCGTCCCGACAGCCGTGACCTGCTGGATCCTGGTCGGCGTCCTCGTGCTCCTCGCACTCTGGGCGTTCTGGGACTCGGCGAACTATCGCCGCACCGGCCTCTGGCTGCCGATCGTGTTCAGCCTCCTCGCCGTGTTCGCGTTCCTCGTGTGGGCGGCCGCCGGCGGGCTCGTGCCCGTCACCGGCCTGCTGTTCGGCGCGCTGTCGCTGTCGGTCCCGCTGATCTTCGGTGCGCTCGGCGGTGTCATCGGCGAGCGGGTCGGCGTCGTGAACGTCGCCATCGAGGGGCAGTTCCTGTTCGGCGCGTTCAGCGCCGCCCTGCTCGCGAGCATCACCCACAACCCGTTCGTCGGCCTCGTCGGCGCGATGGTGGGCGGTGTGCTCGTGGCATTCGTGCTGGCGGCGTTCTCCATCAAGTACCTCGTCGATCAGGTGATCGTCGGTGTCGTGCTCAACGTCCTCGTGACCGGCCTGACCGGCTTCCTCTACGGCGCGCTGCTCGTGCCGAACGAGGCGGAGCTCAACCGCCCGGTGCGCTTCACGCGGTGGGAGATCCCGCTGCTCAGCGACATCCCGATCATCGGACCGGTGCTGTTCAACCAGACGTTCATCGTCTACCTCATGTACATCACGGTCGCAGTGGTCGCCTGGGGCCTGTACCGCACCCGCTGGGGCCTGCGGCTCCGCGCGGTCGGCGAGCACCCGCAGGCCGCCGACACCGTGGGCATCAAGGTGAACACGAGCCGCTTCTGGAACGTCTCGCTTGCGGGCGCCATCGCCGGCATCGGCGGCGCGTACTTCACCCTCGTCTCGGTGGGTCAGTTCACCAAGGAGATGACGGCGGGCCTCGGCTTCATCGCCCTCGCGGCGGTCATCTTCGGCCGCTGGGACCCCATCCGCGCGACGCTCGCGGCGCTGCTGTTCGGCTTCGCGACGAACCTGCAGAACCTCCTGACCGTGCTGCGGACGCCGATCCCCAGCGAGTTCATGCTGATGCTGCCCTACGTCGTGACGATCATCGCCGTCGCCGGGTTCGCCGGGCAGATCCGCGGTCCCGCGGCGGCGGGCAAACCGTACGTCAAGGGATGA
- a CDS encoding endo-1,4-beta-xylanase — translation MRRSIRSLLVATAAAALVLPLCAATAANAAPPGFSNADKDALRNQAPRDLAIGSAVWGERDLLAYDPASPTELQRVLGAQFSSVTPENDMKWDAVHPAPGVYDFSSADALVAFAEANHQQVRGHTLLWHSQNPAWVRDASQTWTCDEARAVLEDHIRTVVGHFKGQIYEWDVANEIFQDTWDAGGVRLRTEANPFLKACAADPVALLEDAFRWAHEADPDATLFLNDYNAEGINQKTDAYYELAQRMLADGVPLGGFGAQGHLSLLYGFDTSIQANFERFAALGLKVAVTEADVRIPLQPGETGPTPEQVAVQAERYDAMLEACLNVPACSSFTVWGFPDANSWVPDVFPGEGWATIFEDDFSPKPAFDAMLESLRDATPGTSPRRG, via the coding sequence ATGCGCCGATCGATCCGATCGCTCTTGGTGGCCACGGCCGCCGCAGCCCTGGTTCTGCCGCTCTGCGCCGCCACCGCGGCGAACGCCGCGCCCCCGGGATTCAGCAACGCCGACAAGGACGCCCTGAGAAATCAGGCCCCGCGCGACCTCGCCATCGGCAGCGCCGTCTGGGGTGAGCGGGACCTCCTCGCCTACGACCCCGCGTCGCCCACCGAGCTGCAGCGGGTGCTGGGCGCCCAGTTCTCGTCCGTGACGCCCGAGAACGACATGAAGTGGGACGCCGTCCACCCCGCTCCCGGCGTCTACGACTTCTCGTCCGCCGACGCGCTGGTCGCCTTCGCCGAGGCGAATCACCAGCAGGTCCGCGGCCACACCCTGCTCTGGCACAGCCAGAACCCGGCGTGGGTGCGCGACGCGAGCCAGACGTGGACGTGCGACGAGGCGCGCGCCGTTCTCGAGGACCACATCCGCACCGTCGTCGGTCATTTCAAGGGCCAGATCTACGAGTGGGATGTCGCGAACGAGATCTTCCAGGACACGTGGGACGCTGGCGGCGTTCGGCTGCGCACCGAGGCCAATCCCTTCCTGAAGGCCTGCGCCGCCGACCCGGTCGCACTCCTCGAGGACGCCTTCCGGTGGGCGCACGAGGCCGACCCCGACGCGACCCTGTTCCTGAACGACTACAACGCGGAGGGGATCAACCAGAAGACGGATGCGTACTACGAGCTGGCGCAGCGCATGCTCGCCGACGGCGTTCCCCTCGGGGGATTCGGTGCGCAGGGCCATCTCAGCCTGCTCTACGGCTTCGACACCTCCATCCAGGCGAACTTCGAGCGCTTCGCCGCACTGGGACTGAAGGTGGCGGTGACGGAGGCGGACGTGCGCATCCCGCTGCAGCCGGGCGAGACGGGACCGACGCCCGAGCAGGTCGCCGTGCAGGCAGAACGCTACGACGCGATGCTCGAGGCGTGCCTCAACGTGCCCGCCTGCTCCTCCTTCACCGTGTGGGGCTTCCCGGATGCGAACTCGTGGGTTCCGGACGTCTTCCCCGGCGAGGGGTGGGCGACGATCTTCGAAGACGACTTCTCGCCCAAGCCCGCCTTCGACGCCATGCTCGAGTCGCTGCGCGACGCGACACCGGGCACCTCGCCGCGACGGGGCTGA
- a CDS encoding mannose-1-phosphate guanylyltransferase — protein sequence MSGPIDDFYAVIPAGGIGSRLWPLSRADAPKFLHDLTGSGNTLLRDTWNRLEPLAGADRIAVVTGRAHRAAVEKELPGIADSNVFLESEPRDSTAAIGLAAAILSRREPDVIIGSFAADHVIRVPQLFEWAVNQAVATAREGYICTIGIQPSEPSVGFGYIKKSDALKVEGAPEAALVESFVEKPDLETAKEYFADRNYLWNAGMFIARADVLLGEIAENEPHLYAGLMDLAEAWDDRDQRGPVVDRVWPTLKKIAIDYTVAEPAAAKGRLAVIPGHFDWDDVGDFASLAKLNSHGRKNDLAILGENARILSDAASGIVVSQTRRVISLIGVRDIVVVDTEDALLVTTSEHAQRVKGVVDALKLSGRGEVL from the coding sequence ATGTCCGGACCCATCGACGACTTCTACGCCGTGATCCCCGCCGGCGGCATCGGCAGCCGGCTGTGGCCGCTGTCGCGCGCCGACGCACCGAAGTTCCTGCACGATCTCACCGGCTCGGGCAACACGCTGCTGCGTGACACCTGGAACCGGCTCGAGCCTCTCGCCGGCGCCGACCGCATCGCGGTCGTGACAGGCCGCGCGCACAGGGCTGCGGTGGAGAAGGAGCTGCCCGGCATCGCCGACAGCAACGTGTTCCTCGAGTCCGAGCCCCGCGATTCGACGGCGGCGATCGGCCTCGCCGCCGCGATCCTCTCGCGCCGCGAGCCGGACGTGATCATCGGCTCGTTCGCCGCCGACCACGTCATCCGCGTGCCGCAGCTGTTCGAGTGGGCGGTGAACCAGGCCGTCGCGACCGCCCGCGAGGGCTACATCTGCACCATCGGCATCCAGCCGTCCGAGCCGTCGGTCGGGTTCGGCTACATCAAGAAGAGCGACGCGCTGAAGGTCGAGGGGGCTCCGGAGGCGGCGCTCGTCGAGAGCTTCGTCGAGAAGCCCGACCTCGAGACGGCGAAGGAGTACTTCGCCGACCGCAACTACCTGTGGAACGCCGGCATGTTCATCGCGCGCGCCGACGTCCTGCTCGGCGAGATCGCCGAGAACGAGCCTCATCTCTATGCGGGCCTCATGGACCTCGCCGAGGCATGGGACGACCGCGACCAGCGCGGACCGGTGGTCGACCGGGTCTGGCCGACGCTCAAGAAGATCGCGATCGACTACACGGTGGCGGAGCCCGCCGCCGCGAAGGGGCGCCTCGCCGTCATCCCCGGGCACTTCGACTGGGACGACGTGGGGGACTTCGCGAGCCTCGCCAAGCTCAACTCCCATGGCCGCAAGAACGACCTCGCCATCCTCGGCGAGAACGCCCGCATCCTCTCCGACGCCGCCAGCGGCATCGTCGTGAGCCAGACGCGACGCGTGATCAGCCTCATCGGCGTGCGCGACATCGTCGTGGTCGACACCGAGGATGCGCTCCTGGTCACCACGAGCGAGCACGCGCAGCGCGTGAAGGGCGTCGTCGACGCCCTCAAGCTCAGCGGGCGCGGCGAGGTTCTGTGA
- a CDS encoding cytidine deaminase — translation MTDIDWDELRAAATDAMQRAYAPYSRYKVGAAALVTDGRIVTGCNVENASYGISLCAECGLVSELANSGGGSLVAFVCVNGHGDTIMPCGRCRQLLYEFAIPGMLLETVSGIRTMDEVLPDAFGPRDLEEAAR, via the coding sequence ATGACCGATATCGACTGGGATGAGCTGCGCGCCGCGGCGACGGATGCGATGCAGCGGGCGTACGCCCCGTACTCGCGCTACAAGGTCGGCGCCGCCGCCCTCGTGACCGACGGACGCATCGTGACGGGCTGCAACGTGGAGAACGCGTCGTACGGCATCAGCCTCTGCGCGGAGTGCGGTCTCGTGAGCGAACTCGCGAACTCGGGCGGCGGAAGCCTCGTGGCGTTCGTGTGCGTCAACGGGCACGGCGACACGATCATGCCGTGCGGCCGCTGCCGGCAGCTGCTGTACGAGTTCGCGATCCCGGGCATGCTGCTCGAGACGGTGTCGGGCATCCGCACCATGGACGAGGTGCTGCCCGACGC
- a CDS encoding ABC transporter ATP-binding protein, producing the protein MKLELRGITKRFGSLVANDHIDLVVQPGEIHALLGENGAGKSTLMNVLYGLYQADEGDILLDDAVQHFRGPGDAMNAGIGMVHQHFMLIPVFTVAENVMLGHENTKALGALDLARARQHVRSVADRFGFEVDPDAIVGDLPVGVQQRVEIIKALSRDAKVLVFDEPTAVLTPQETDELMAIMKQLRDEGTSIVFITHKLREVRAVADRITVIRLGKVVGEASPTASNAELASLMVGRAVELTVHKGPPKLAEGGLEVRDLRVVTANGTVVVDDVSFDVRPGEILAVAGVQGNGQTELIEAMVGLGDRVSGSIELGGVELVGKSVRGILDEGVGFVPEDRTEDGLVGTFTVAENLILDRSGDSAFVSGGTIRRGVLDDFAKARISEYDIRTQGPDVPAGTLSGGNQQKVVIAREMSRELKLLVAAQPTRGVDVGSIEFIHKRIVETRDAGIPVVVVSTELDEVAALADRIAVMYRGAIVGIVPGDTPRDVLGLMMAGEKSEEAVA; encoded by the coding sequence ATGAAGCTCGAGCTCCGTGGGATCACGAAGCGTTTCGGGTCCCTCGTCGCGAACGACCACATCGATCTCGTGGTCCAGCCGGGTGAGATCCACGCTCTTCTCGGCGAGAACGGCGCCGGCAAGTCCACGCTCATGAACGTGCTCTACGGCCTCTACCAGGCCGATGAGGGCGACATCCTGCTGGACGACGCGGTCCAGCATTTCCGCGGCCCAGGTGACGCGATGAACGCCGGCATCGGCATGGTTCACCAGCACTTCATGCTGATCCCCGTCTTCACCGTCGCCGAGAACGTGATGCTCGGCCATGAGAACACCAAGGCGCTCGGCGCCCTGGACCTCGCCAGGGCCCGCCAGCACGTCCGCTCGGTCGCCGACCGCTTCGGGTTCGAGGTGGATCCTGATGCCATCGTGGGTGATCTCCCTGTGGGCGTCCAGCAGCGGGTCGAGATCATCAAGGCGCTCTCGCGCGACGCCAAGGTGCTCGTGTTCGACGAGCCCACCGCGGTGCTCACCCCGCAGGAGACCGACGAGCTGATGGCGATCATGAAGCAGCTGCGGGACGAGGGCACGTCGATCGTGTTCATCACCCACAAGCTGCGCGAGGTCCGCGCCGTCGCCGACCGCATCACGGTCATCCGGCTCGGCAAGGTCGTCGGTGAGGCGTCGCCGACCGCATCGAACGCGGAGCTGGCGTCACTCATGGTGGGCCGCGCGGTCGAGCTGACCGTTCACAAGGGTCCGCCGAAGCTGGCCGAGGGCGGCCTCGAAGTACGCGACCTCCGCGTCGTCACCGCAAACGGCACCGTCGTCGTGGACGACGTGAGCTTCGATGTGCGCCCGGGCGAGATCCTCGCGGTCGCCGGCGTCCAGGGCAACGGCCAGACCGAGCTCATCGAGGCGATGGTCGGCCTGGGCGACCGGGTGAGCGGCTCCATCGAGCTCGGCGGCGTCGAGCTCGTCGGCAAGAGCGTGCGCGGCATCCTCGATGAGGGCGTCGGCTTCGTCCCGGAGGACCGCACCGAAGACGGCCTCGTCGGCACCTTCACCGTCGCGGAGAACCTCATCCTCGATCGATCGGGCGACAGCGCGTTCGTGTCGGGCGGCACGATTCGCCGCGGTGTGCTCGATGATTTCGCCAAGGCCCGCATCTCGGAGTACGACATCCGCACTCAGGGGCCCGACGTCCCCGCCGGGACGCTGTCAGGCGGAAACCAGCAGAAGGTCGTGATCGCCCGAGAGATGAGCCGCGAGCTGAAGCTGCTCGTCGCGGCGCAGCCGACGCGCGGCGTCGATGTCGGCTCGATCGAGTTCATCCACAAGCGCATCGTCGAGACGCGGGATGCCGGCATCCCGGTCGTCGTCGTCTCCACCGAGCTCGACGAGGTCGCGGCTCTCGCCGACCGCATCGCGGTCATGTACCGCGGAGCGATCGTCGGCATCGTGCCCGGCGACACGCCCCGAGATGTTCTCGGCCTCATGATGGCCGGCGAGAAGTCCGAGGAGGCGGTCGCGTGA
- a CDS encoding BMP family ABC transporter substrate-binding protein yields MTISRTKKLVGVTVAAGMLIALAGCGSAPEETESTGDAVDVVEGFTPCLVSDDGGFNDKSFNQSAKEGMDRAAEELGVEAIEVESSSANDYAPNLENLIAEGCTFIVSVGFKLSADTVASATANPDVNFAIIDDRADNSGATGDDGKETGDGTTDAPNIKPLLFDTVQAAYLGGYAAAAWSEQAGVNKVGTFGGIPIPPVTIFMDGFIDGVEKYNEDKGAAVETYGWDVDAQEGSMTGGFAANDTAKQTAQGILDQGVDVILPVGGPIYQSARDAITDAGSGTVMLGVDSDLAAADPSVADMVLVSIMKRIDEAVYAATMEAATGDFDVTTYIGTLENEGVGLSGFGSFESELPEGLLDELAALQEQIISGELEVTSPSSP; encoded by the coding sequence TTGACCATCTCACGCACCAAGAAGCTCGTCGGCGTCACCGTCGCCGCGGGCATGCTGATCGCCCTCGCCGGCTGCGGCTCCGCCCCTGAGGAGACGGAATCCACGGGAGACGCCGTCGACGTCGTCGAGGGCTTCACCCCCTGCCTCGTGTCGGACGACGGCGGCTTCAACGACAAGTCGTTCAACCAGTCCGCCAAGGAGGGCATGGATCGCGCCGCGGAGGAGCTCGGCGTCGAGGCCATCGAAGTCGAGTCCAGCTCGGCCAACGACTACGCCCCGAACCTTGAGAATCTCATCGCCGAGGGCTGCACGTTCATCGTCTCGGTCGGCTTCAAGCTCTCGGCCGACACCGTCGCATCGGCGACCGCGAACCCCGACGTGAACTTCGCCATCATCGACGACCGCGCCGACAACAGCGGCGCGACGGGCGACGACGGCAAGGAGACCGGCGACGGCACCACGGACGCGCCGAACATCAAGCCCCTCCTGTTCGACACGGTCCAGGCCGCGTACCTCGGCGGCTACGCCGCGGCCGCGTGGTCGGAGCAGGCCGGCGTCAACAAGGTCGGCACCTTCGGCGGCATCCCGATCCCGCCCGTGACGATCTTCATGGACGGCTTCATCGACGGCGTCGAGAAGTACAACGAAGACAAGGGCGCAGCGGTCGAGACTTACGGCTGGGACGTCGACGCGCAAGAGGGCTCGATGACCGGTGGCTTCGCCGCGAACGACACGGCCAAGCAGACCGCGCAGGGCATCCTCGACCAGGGCGTCGACGTGATCCTCCCGGTCGGAGGCCCCATCTACCAGAGCGCGCGCGACGCGATCACCGACGCGGGCAGCGGCACCGTCATGCTCGGTGTCGACTCCGACCTCGCCGCCGCCGACCCCTCGGTCGCCGACATGGTGCTGGTCTCGATCATGAAGCGCATCGACGAGGCCGTCTACGCGGCGACCATGGAGGCGGCGACCGGTGACTTCGACGTCACCACCTACATCGGCACGCTCGAGAACGAGGGCGTCGGCCTGTCGGGCTTCGGCTCGTTCGAGTCGGAGCTCCCGGAGGGCCTGCTCGACGAGCTCGCCGCCCTGCAGGAGCAGATCATCTCGGGTGAGCTCGAGGTGACCTCGCCCAGCTCGCCGTAA
- a CDS encoding ABC transporter permease, with protein sequence MNDQNPAASGEPLKGLPADQLPPVSGPLTGSPDLPAPTPDAPGAVDGEVPPPPRQNVFIKELLRSNWVTTVLAIVVAMIVGGILMALTDEEVQAASGYFFARPADTLGAIWNAVYGGYEALFRGAIFNPRANDFATQIRPLTNTLGFAAPLIAAGLGVALAFRVGLFNIGGRGQILIACATAALFTFNLNLPMFLQLPLTLAAGIAGGAIWGGIVGVLKARTGAHEVILTIMLNYVAFYLVTWMVRTPGILQRPAGDQPISAATPANAQFPDLLGPRFPLLDWGFVIVIAATVFVWWLVERSSLGFRLRAVGENPHAARASGISVQRMYIYAMLFAGGLAGLAGMNQIQGSVTTGFDGYIDAGIGFDAITVALLGRSRAWGVFAAGILFGALKAGSFTMQASQGIPVDIVLVVQSLIVLFIAAPPLIRTIFFLPKTDAEKAAKARAKAAKKAVSA encoded by the coding sequence GTGAACGACCAGAACCCCGCTGCGAGCGGCGAACCGCTCAAGGGGTTGCCCGCAGATCAGCTCCCGCCGGTGTCGGGCCCGCTCACGGGTTCGCCGGACCTCCCCGCACCGACACCCGATGCGCCCGGTGCCGTCGACGGCGAGGTGCCCCCGCCGCCGCGCCAGAACGTCTTCATTAAAGAGCTGCTGCGCAGCAACTGGGTGACCACCGTGCTCGCGATCGTGGTCGCGATGATCGTCGGCGGCATCCTGATGGCGCTCACCGACGAGGAGGTTCAGGCGGCGTCCGGCTACTTCTTCGCGCGGCCTGCCGACACCCTCGGGGCCATCTGGAACGCGGTGTACGGCGGCTACGAGGCCCTCTTCCGCGGGGCGATCTTCAACCCTCGGGCGAACGACTTCGCGACGCAGATCCGCCCGCTGACCAACACCCTCGGCTTCGCCGCGCCGCTCATCGCCGCGGGCCTCGGCGTCGCGCTGGCGTTCCGCGTCGGCCTGTTCAACATCGGTGGCCGCGGACAGATCCTCATCGCCTGCGCGACGGCGGCTCTGTTCACGTTCAACCTGAACCTGCCGATGTTCCTCCAGCTGCCTCTCACGCTCGCCGCGGGCATCGCGGGCGGTGCGATCTGGGGTGGCATTGTGGGTGTCCTGAAGGCACGCACCGGCGCCCACGAGGTGATCCTCACCATCATGCTCAACTACGTCGCGTTCTACCTCGTGACGTGGATGGTGCGCACCCCCGGGATCCTGCAGCGCCCCGCGGGCGATCAGCCGATCTCGGCGGCGACGCCGGCGAACGCGCAGTTCCCCGACCTGCTCGGACCCCGCTTCCCGCTCCTCGACTGGGGCTTCGTGATCGTGATCGCCGCGACCGTCTTCGTGTGGTGGCTCGTCGAGCGGTCGAGCCTCGGCTTCCGCCTCCGGGCCGTCGGCGAGAACCCGCACGCGGCGCGGGCGTCCGGTATCTCGGTGCAGCGGATGTACATCTACGCGATGCTCTTCGCCGGTGGCCTCGCGGGTCTGGCCGGGATGAACCAGATCCAGGGCTCGGTGACCACCGGCTTCGACGGGTACATCGACGCGGGCATCGGCTTCGACGCCATCACTGTCGCCCTCCTCGGCCGCAGCCGGGCATGGGGCGTGTTCGCCGCCGGCATCCTGTTCGGTGCATTGAAGGCCGGTTCGTTCACGATGCAGGCCTCACAGGGCATCCCCGTCGACATCGTGCTCGTGGTGCAGTCGCTCATCGTCCTGTTCATCGCGGCGCCGCCGCTCATCCGCACGATCTTCTTCCTGCCGAAGACCGATGCCGAGAAGGCCGCCAAGGCGAGAGCCAAGGCTGCGAAGAAGGCGGTGTCCGCATGA
- the sdhA gene encoding succinate dehydrogenase flavoprotein subunit, with amino-acid sequence MSTETTASYVKDGVHYHQFDIVIVGAGGAGMRAAIEAGPGAKTAVISKLYPTRSHTGAAQGGMAAALANVEEDSWEWHTFDTVKGGDYLVDQDAAEILAKEAIDAVIDLENMGLPFNRTPEGKIDQRRFGGHTADHGKTPVRRACYAADRTGHMILQTLFQNCVKLGINFFNEFYVLDLITVGDGKDKQIAGVVAYELATGDLHVFQSKAVIFATGGFGKIFKTTSNAHTLTGDGVGIIWRKGLPLEDMEFFQFHPTGLAGLGILLTEGARGEGAILRNVSGERFMERYAPTIKDLAPRDIVSRCMVQEVAEGRGAGPHRDYVLLDCTHLGAEVLETKLPDITEFARTYLGVDPVVEPVPVMPTAHYAMGGIPTNNDAQVLSDNTTVVPGLYAAGECACVSVHGSNRLGTNSLLDINVFGKRAGRNAVAYVQTAEFVPLPEDPAAEVRNLIEGLRNNQGTERIAVLRKTLQDEMDRKAQVFRTDESLSEVLLTIEELRERYKNVHVDDKGKRFNTDLLEAVELGFLLDIAEVVVVTAKNRQESRGGHMRDDFPKRDDDNYMQHTMAYLSGDPHSSNAEDHIRLGWKPVVFTKNEKGELNYPPMERKY; translated from the coding sequence GTGAGCACTGAGACCACCGCCAGCTACGTCAAGGACGGCGTCCACTACCACCAGTTCGACATCGTCATCGTGGGCGCCGGCGGCGCCGGCATGCGCGCCGCCATCGAGGCGGGCCCCGGGGCGAAGACAGCCGTCATCTCGAAGCTGTACCCCACCCGTTCGCACACCGGCGCGGCGCAGGGCGGCATGGCGGCGGCCCTCGCCAACGTCGAAGAGGACTCGTGGGAGTGGCACACCTTCGACACCGTCAAGGGCGGCGACTACCTCGTCGACCAGGACGCGGCCGAGATCCTCGCCAAGGAGGCCATCGACGCGGTCATCGACCTCGAGAACATGGGCCTGCCGTTCAACCGCACACCCGAGGGCAAGATCGACCAGCGCCGCTTCGGCGGTCACACGGCCGACCACGGCAAGACGCCCGTGCGCCGTGCCTGCTACGCCGCTGACCGCACCGGCCACATGATCCTGCAGACGCTGTTCCAGAACTGCGTCAAGCTCGGCATCAACTTCTTCAACGAGTTCTACGTGCTCGACCTGATCACCGTCGGCGACGGGAAAGACAAGCAGATCGCGGGCGTCGTCGCCTACGAGCTCGCCACGGGCGACCTGCACGTCTTCCAGTCGAAGGCCGTCATCTTCGCGACGGGCGGCTTCGGCAAGATCTTCAAGACGACCTCGAACGCACACACGCTCACCGGTGACGGCGTCGGCATCATCTGGCGCAAGGGCCTCCCGCTGGAGGACATGGAGTTCTTCCAGTTCCACCCGACCGGCCTCGCCGGGCTCGGCATCCTCCTCACCGAAGGCGCCCGCGGTGAGGGCGCGATCCTGCGCAACGTGAGCGGCGAGCGGTTCATGGAGCGCTACGCGCCGACCATCAAGGACCTCGCTCCCCGAGACATCGTCAGCCGTTGCATGGTGCAGGAGGTCGCGGAGGGCCGCGGCGCCGGTCCGCACCGCGACTACGTGCTTCTGGACTGCACCCACCTGGGTGCCGAGGTGCTCGAGACGAAGCTCCCCGACATCACCGAGTTCGCCCGCACGTACCTGGGCGTCGACCCGGTCGTCGAGCCGGTGCCCGTCATGCCGACCGCGCACTACGCGATGGGCGGCATCCCGACCAACAACGACGCGCAGGTGCTGAGCGACAACACGACGGTCGTCCCCGGGCTGTATGCCGCCGGTGAATGCGCGTGCGTCTCGGTGCACGGCTCGAACCGCCTCGGCACGAACTCGCTGCTCGACATCAACGTCTTCGGCAAGCGCGCCGGCCGCAACGCGGTCGCATACGTCCAGACCGCCGAGTTCGTGCCGCTCCCCGAGGACCCCGCGGCCGAGGTGCGCAACCTCATCGAGGGCCTCCGCAACAACCAGGGGACCGAGCGCATCGCCGTCCTTCGCAAGACGCTGCAGGACGAGATGGACCGCAAGGCCCAGGTGTTCCGCACCGACGAGTCGCTGAGCGAGGTGCTCCTCACGATCGAGGAGCTGCGCGAGCGGTACAAGAACGTCCACGTCGACGACAAGGGCAAGCGGTTCAACACCGACCTGCTCGAGGCCGTCGAGCTCGGCTTCCTCCTCGACATCGCCGAGGTCGTCGTCGTCACCGCGAAGAACCGCCAGGAGAGCCGCGGCGGCCACATGCGCGACGACTTCCCGAAGCGCGACGACGACAACTACATGCAGCACACCATGGCGTACCTGTCGGGCGACCCGCACTCGTCGAACGCCGAGGACCACATCCGCCTCGGCTGGAAGCCGGTCGTCTTCACGAAGAACGAAAAGGGCGAGTTGAACTACCCGCCGATGGAGAGGAAGTACTGA
- the sdhC gene encoding succinate dehydrogenase, cytochrome b556 subunit, which produces MSAPARVTPSVSETTSRVPRGTLYRGNEGMWSWVLHRITGVAIFFFLLVHILDTALIRVSPEAYDAVIGTYKNPVMALGEVALVGAIAYHAYNGLRIILVDMWSWATRHQRQLWWGVLGLWVVTMLGFVPRHLMLAFAPGGGH; this is translated from the coding sequence GTGTCTGCACCAGCACGCGTCACACCGTCGGTATCCGAGACCACCTCCCGAGTTCCCCGCGGCACGCTGTACCGCGGGAACGAAGGCATGTGGTCGTGGGTGCTGCACCGCATCACCGGCGTCGCCATCTTCTTCTTCCTGCTCGTCCACATCCTCGACACAGCACTCATCCGGGTGTCGCCCGAGGCGTACGACGCAGTGATCGGCACGTACAAGAACCCGGTCATGGCCCTGGGAGAGGTCGCCCTGGTCGGCGCCATCGCGTACCACGCGTACAACGGCCTGCGCATCATCCTGGTCGACATGTGGTCGTGGGCTACTCGCCACCAGCGCCAGCTGTGGTGGGGTGTGCTCGGGCTGTGGGTGGTGACGATGCTCGGCTTCGTCCCGCGTCACCTCATGCTCGCCTTCGCTCCGGGAGGGGGCCACTGA